One stretch of Carcharodon carcharias isolate sCarCar2 chromosome 20, sCarCar2.pri, whole genome shotgun sequence DNA includes these proteins:
- the lrrc57 gene encoding leucine-rich repeat-containing protein 57 codes for MGNSALKAHLETAQKTGVFQLTGKGLNEFPMDLQKLASSLRTMDLSGNKIEILPSVIGHFTALKSLNLNSNKLAVLPDDVGKLKKLETLHLNSNSLKQLPSSFGQLAALKTLNLSGNQLREFPLQLCHLRHLDVVDLSKNRIQRLPDELERLQAIELNVNQNQISQISSHISRCPRLKVLRIEENCLEISMIPVSILADSQISLLAVEGNLFEIKNLRDQEGYDKYMERFTATKKKFS; via the exons ATGGGGAACAGTGCCCTGAAAGCTCACCTGGaaactgcacagaagacaggggtGTTCCAGCTCACGGGGAAAGGCCTGAATGAG TTTCCCATGGACCTGCAGAAACTTGCATCGAGTCTAAGGACGATGGATCTGTCAGGAAACAAGATCGAGATCTTGCCTTCTGTCATTGGCCACTTCACAGCTTTGAAGAGTTTGAATTTGAATAGCAATAAATTGG CTGTTCTCCCAGACGATGTGGGCAAGCTGAAGAAACTGGAGACTCTGCATCTCAACAGTAACTCACTGAAACAACTCCCCTCCAGCTTTGGCCAGCTGGCAGCCCTGAAGACCCTGAATCTCTCTGGGAACCAACTTCGGGAGTTTCCACTTCAGCTCTGCCACCTCCGACACCTGGATGTGGTGGATCTGTCCAAGAACCGAATCCAGCGCCTTCCAGATGAATTGGAGCGGTTGCAAGCCATTGAACTCAATGTCAACCAGAACCAG ATCTCTCAGATTTCATCGCACATCTCCCGCTGTCCACGGTTGAAGGTTTTGCGGATTGAAGAGAACTGTTTAGAAATCTCCATGATCCCTGTCAGTATTCTGGCTGACTCCCAGATCTCTCTGCTGGCTGTTGAAGGaaatctttttgaaattaagaatcTGCGAGATCAGGAGGGTTATGATAAG TATATGGAACGTTTCACAGCAACAAAGAAGAAATTCTCTTGA